The Triticum aestivum cultivar Chinese Spring chromosome 7B, IWGSC CS RefSeq v2.1, whole genome shotgun sequence genome window below encodes:
- the LOC123160557 gene encoding probable LL-diaminopimelate aminotransferase, chloroplastic — MDSLPPMMTGTTTSPATKATAMPFLSSSSFSLRASKSSNLWLTRRQPVNVRCVSSSPAAAYTTKVSRNANIAKLQAGYLFPEVARRRAAHLLKYPDAKIISLGVGDTSEPIPEVITNAMAERAHALSTVDGYSGYGAEQGEKKLRTAIAATYYPDLGIEETDIFVSDGAKCDISRLQLLFGSNVKIAVQDPSYPVYVDSSVIMGQTDLYQQDVQKYGNIEYMRCSPENGFFPDLSSVPRTDIIFFCSPSNPTGTAASRDQLTQLVKFAKDNGSIIFYDCAYAMYISDDSPKSIFEIPGAKEVAMETASFSKYAGFTGVRLGWTVVPKELLFSDGHSVAKDFNRIVCTSFNGASTISQAGGLGCLSPEGLEAMQDIVGFYKENTKIIVDTFTSLGFNVYGATNAPYVWVHFPGRNSWDVFAEILEKAHVVTTPGIGFGPNGEGFVRVSAFGHRENIIEAARRLKQLYK; from the exons ATGGACTCACTGCCGCCGATGATGACGGGAACTACCACCTCACCCGCCACCAAAGCCACTGCCATGCCCTTCCTTTCGTCGTCTTCCTTCTCTCTCAG GGCATCGAAGTCGAGCAACCTTTGGCTGACGAGAAGGCAGCCCGTTAATGTACGCTGTGTCAGCAGCTCTCCGGCCGCCG CTTACACAACGAAGGTTTCACGGAATGCGAACATAGCCAAGCTCCAAGCAGGCTATCTGTTCCCTGAG GTTGCCAGAAGAAGAGCAGCTCATCTTCTGAAGTATCCTGACGCAAAAATTATAAGCCTGGGAGTAGGTGACACTAGCGAACCCATTCCGGAGGTCATAACAAATGCCATGGCAGAG AGAGCGCATGCTTTGTCCACAGTTGATGGCTACAGTGGTTATGGAGCTGAACAAGGTGAAAAG AAACTAAGGACAGCAATTGCTGCGACCTACTACCCGGATCTTGGTATTGAAGAAACCGATATATTTGTCTCTGATGGTGCCAAATGTGACATTTCTCGTCTACAA CTTCTATTTGGATCTAATGTGAAGATTGCAGTTCAAGACCCATCATATCCC GTATATGTTGATTCAAGTGTTATCATGGGTCAAACTGACTTATATCAGCAGGATGTTCAGAAGTATGGAAATATTGAATACATGAGATGCAGTCCTGAAAATGGATTTTTCCCTGATCTTTCCAGTGTCCCACGGACGGACATCATATTCTTTTGTTCACCCAGCAATCCTACTGGTACTGCTGCATCTAGGGACCAGCTAACACAATTAGTCAAATTTGCGAAGGACAACGGTTCCATAATATTTTATGATTGTGCTTATGCCATGTACATATCAGATGACAGCCCGAAATCCATCTTTGAAATTCCTGGAGCAAAAGAG GTTGCCATGGAGACAGCATCTTTCTCTAAATATGCTGGATTCACTGGTGTCCGGCTGGGTTGGACTGTGGTCCCTAAGGAGCTCCTTTTCTCTGATGGGCATTCAGTTGCTAAAGATTTCAACCGTATAGTCTGCACTTCCTTCAATGGTGCATCAACCATTTCTCAAGCTGGCGGTTTAGGCTGCCTCTCTCCAGAGGGTCTAGAG GCTATGCAAGACATTGTCGGATTCTACAAGGAGAATACTAAAATCATTGTTGACACGTTTACATCGCTCGGGTTCAATGTCTATGGTGCCACGAATGCTCCCTATGTGTGGGTGCACTTTCCTGGCCGTAATTCTTGGGATGTCTTCGCCGAGATCCTTGAGAAGGCACATGTGGTTACTACTCCTGGCATTGGATTTGGGCCTAACGGCGAGGGCTTTGTGAGGGTTAGCGCATTTGGCCACAGAGAGAACATCATTGAAGCTGCGAGAAGGCTGAAGCAGCTATACAAATGA